The Brachionichthys hirsutus isolate HB-005 chromosome 8, CSIRO-AGI_Bhir_v1, whole genome shotgun sequence genome contains a region encoding:
- the yod1 gene encoding ubiquitin thioesterase OTU1, with translation MLRLRCQTKNGSHIMQGLTHQSRVQELKRKVEELTGIASDVQKILVGFPPSSLDLQNGDAHLKDYPIKSGDTLIVEEQKNTPRPTAPRVDAAPVLARRVVPADNSCLFTSVHYAVGGGVHDPACAPEMRRLIAQIVSSGPAAYSEAVLGKSNEDYCAWISRADTWGGAIEVSILSEFYRCEICVVDTQRVRMDRFGEDAGYSKRVLLIYDGVHYDPLQKETPGSDAPPQTVFSTADDVVLAQALELADEARRKQQYTDMNRFVLRCAVCQTGLVGQREAREHAKQTGHTDFGEV, from the exons ATGTTGCGGCTTCGCTGTCAGACCAAGAACGGGAGCCACATAATGCAAGGGCTGACTCACCAGTCTCGTGTGCAAGAGCTGAAGCGTAAAGTGGAGGAGCTGACCGGGATCGCCTCCGACGTGCAGAAGATTCTGGTGGGCTTTCCACCCTCCAGCCTGGACCTCCAGAACGGAGACGCTCACCTCAAGGATTATCCCATCAAGTCAG GAGACACCCTCATTGTTGAGGAGCAGAAGAACACGCCCCGTCCTACGGCTCCGCGTGTGGACGCGGCGCCCGTGTTGGCGCGCCGGGTCGTCCCCGCCGATAACTCCTGCCTCTTCACCAGCGTCCATTACGCGGTGGGAGGCGGCGTCCACGACCCCGCCTGCGCCCCGGAGATGCGGCGCCTCATCGCACAGATTGTGTCGAGCGGCCCGGCGGCCTACTCGGAAGCGGTTCTGGGTAAATCCAACGAGGACTACTGCGCTTGGATCAGCCGCGCcgacacctgggggggggccaTCGAGGTCTCCATCCTGTCCGAGTTCTACCGATGCGAGATCTGCGTGGTGGACACTCAGAGGGTCCGAATGGATCGCTTTGGGGAAGACGCTGGCTACAGCAAACGCGTGCTGCTCATCTACGACGGCGTCCATTACGACCCTCTGCAGAAGGAAACCCCCGGCtctgacgcccccccccagaccgTCTTCTCCACCGCTGACGACGTCGTCCTGGCTCAGGCTCTCGAGCTGGCCGACGAGGCTCGCCGCAAGCAGCAGTACACGGACATGAACAGGTTCGTGTTGCGCTGCGCCGTGTGCCAGACGGGCCTGGTGGGACAGCGGGAAGCCCGAGAGCACGCCAAGCAGACCGGCCACACCGACTTCGGCGAAGTGTGA